From a single Pirellulales bacterium genomic region:
- the hisB gene encoding imidazoleglycerol-phosphate dehydratase HisB: MSRTATIDRKTAETQIRVELNLDGTGASTIATGVGFFDHMLTLLAKHAAFDLSVQAQGDLHVDQHHTVEDVGIALGQALKQALGDKAGIRRYGHFTLPMEETLVTSAVDLSGRYALVFQAPIPARKIGQFDSELVEDFWQAVAANALMNLHVILHHGRNSHHISEAVFKATARALRMAVEPDPRMPGVPSTKGTLSG, from the coding sequence CGTCGAGTTGAATCTCGATGGAACAGGCGCCAGTACGATTGCCACCGGTGTCGGTTTTTTCGATCACATGCTCACGCTGTTGGCCAAGCACGCGGCCTTTGATTTGAGCGTGCAAGCCCAGGGAGATTTGCACGTCGATCAGCATCACACGGTGGAAGACGTCGGAATTGCCTTAGGTCAAGCGCTCAAGCAAGCGCTCGGCGATAAAGCCGGCATCCGCCGCTACGGCCACTTCACCCTGCCGATGGAAGAAACGCTGGTCACGTCGGCCGTCGATTTAAGCGGCCGGTATGCTCTGGTGTTTCAGGCGCCCATTCCAGCACGAAAAATCGGCCAGTTCGATAGTGAACTTGTCGAAGATTTTTGGCAGGCCGTGGCTGCCAACGCCCTGATGAATTTGCACGTGATTTTACACCACGGCCGCAACAGTCATCACATTAGCGAAGCGGTATTCAAAGCCACGGCCCGCGCCCTGCGAATGGCCGTTGAACCCGACCCGCGCATGCCAGGGGTGCCCAGTACCAAAGGTACGCTCAGCGGCTGA
- a CDS encoding 6-phosphofructokinase, which yields LGVGAYRALVEKRLNGVMVSVHGQLELKYVPFEELVDSHTLVTMVRYIDLDSDFHKLARFLETDVSE from the coding sequence GTTGGGCGTAGGCGCCTATCGGGCACTGGTGGAAAAACGCCTCAATGGCGTAATGGTTTCGGTTCACGGTCAGTTGGAATTGAAATATGTGCCGTTCGAAGAGCTCGTCGACTCGCACACCTTAGTCACGATGGTGCGGTACATTGATTTGGATTCCGATTTCCACAAACTCGCGCGATTTTTGGAAACCGACGTGAGCGAATGA